The genomic window AGCAATGGCAACAACCTGCGTAAACACTGAGCCATCACAGCTACTCATGCGGCCCCCATTACACAGATGCAGACTGAGAGCCCACAGGTGTACGCGATGTGACAAGACGATGTGCAAAGACCACAGTATTGGCATCCTGCCTCTCTCACCCACTAATAATATGACTTGGGGAAAAATCACTTAACTTCCCTAAGCCATCTGTTTCATCAATATAATTTGATGATAATTACAAAGGCCCAGTGTATCTCACAAGGTTATTATGAAGctcaaatatagaaaacaaatttaatgcTTTTGGCAAAGTGTCAAACAAATGCATGGGATTATTATGGTGAGTTAGCAGATCTAAGCTACAGCATTATTTTTATGTCAGAATTCTCTTCATACTCAGTATTAGCAATCAAACAATCATGTGTTTATTCTTATCAGGCAGGATGATAAATCGAAAGGATCAACTGTGCTGTTTTTGTTATATCAGTGtctaaaatgtaaattatcaGACACACCTAGTTAAAAAAACATTACAAACTCCTGGACAGCCTGACTGCTTAAAACCTGCAGAAACTCCCAAGACATTAAACTATCTTAAGAGAATGACCTGAACACCCTAGCTCAGAATTAATTTAAGCtccaaatatttgcaaagtagAGAAGCACTTCTGGGAACCATACAAAAATGCAGGAAGTAACCCACTTCTCAAACTATATATCTGTGCaaacacaattatatatatatctacatttaCATAGTGGAAGGCATTGGTTCTTCCCCCATCCCAGCCATTACAGTGCCAAATCAGGCAGCTGAGGGCAGTGGGGAGCAATAAGGCTTTCCTCGGCAGGATTTCTTTTGAGAACCTCCGTGGAATAGATCATCTCAGAGTGGTTCGCATTCTTATTTAAGCAGGgtccctcctgctgctgctggtgtCAAACCTGCTCCTGTGCCAGAACGTGGCCCCCTTGCCCATCTGTCCTGGTGGGGCTGCCAGATGCCAGGTGACCCTTCGAGACCTGTTTGACCGCGCAGTTGTCCTGTCCCACTACATCCATAACCTCTCCTCAGAAATGTTCAGCGAATTCGTAAGTACCATGCTTCTGGCTTCCTCCCTGAAGGAGACTTCCCATGATCTATTGGGCTCTACTACATGTTAACCTAGAAAACCTCCCAAGCCAAATTTCAAATGTTACACTTTAACATGTGAAAGAAGACACCAGCTCATAAGATGTGGAACAAGAAGAAAGGGACAGTGCCATGAAATCGCAAAGATTCTCAAAGAATGtaatgacttttaaattttttctttaattcactttattttttaaaaataaacaacatttaAACACCTGACCTAAAGCATGCTTAGCTGGggctgaggagaaggaagagtgttGATTTCTTATTCTTGAATGTAGGGGTCAGACTCCACAGGCATTCTTCACTTAGCACAGAACAGATATCCAATAACGAAGAACTGCACTGCAGTGAATTGGGTGGATTGAATAGAATTAAACTGAGCTGAATCCATGCTGgggaaaataaacaattaataaCTTTTCAAAAACCCCAAAATGCTAGAAATCATTTTTCTGGGATTTTCAGTGTATGggtttaaaattacaataaaggACTAGTTTAGAATTGGAAACcagtgcttttttctttcttttcctcccttccttccttccctcattccttccttcctcccttcccttacccttccttccttccctctctccctagttccctcctttcttccttctttccttccttccttccttccttccttccttcccccctttcttttctttttcagaaatatgtACTCTATTTCTGAATAACCTATTTTGGAAATCATAGGTTAACTCTTCTAGGTCAATCAAGGAGCAGACAATAGATTACTGCTTTAATAAATCAGGGGCCTCCATAGAGaataaatgtacatttataaaattatttttactctctGATTTCTCTTTCATCCTCCATTTTTGACTGGCCATCTTTTGTCTTCCAAATCTTCCTAGTAATTCCTTTGGACTTTTATAAGTTTTGCTAAAGACTAGTCTTTCCTGTCAATTTGTTAGCTCATTTTTTATTCTGCTCTTATCCTCAGTCCATTGTTTATATTTCCTAAAATTGTGTGCCCTGTGTTTCTGACTTATTTtgtcataataaaaaaaagttgtattcCATGTCTATCATGAATTTAGTAAGGTACAGGTGTGTGGACTCTGAGAAACATTTAGAGAAAAGTTATAATTTTACAATGCCTATTAAGAGAAGTCTATCAGTTTGGGCCCACAGTAAATAAGAGATTAAATGAATACATGTAAATACATTTGCACTATGGCATTTGGCTCAAATGCTGAAGAAAGATGATTCTCAATACAAAATgtattgtttcatatttttggtatCTTTAGCATTTGCTTTCCAAATAGTAACTTGTGTGACTTGTGTGAATGGTAAAAGTAAACAACAAGAGAATTGCAAAGAAGGGAAAAGATTGAGATTTATGAAAACTAGATGAAAAAATGAGTTTACAGAGATAATGGGGGGAAGTAGGCAAAAGGGTTACTTTCTTAAttctttagttttcatttttatgtagctctaaattttaaaaattacacatctGTCAAATGTATTAGTATTCTGGTAatggattcatttattcaatgccCAAACAACCCCAACTAATTGAATTTGTCTCATCATTTCCAGGATAAACGGTATACCCATGGCCGGGGGTTCATTACCAGGGCCATCAACAGCTGCCACACTTCTTCCCTTCCCACCCCCGAAGACAAGGAGCAAGCCCAACAGATGAATGTGAGTCCTTCATCCAGGCTTTGCACCAAAACAACCAAGGCAGTACACCGTATTATCATGGTGATAGGTTATTAGAGGTGCTGTAATACAGTGGTAATTGTACATGCAGAGAAAAATATAGGAAGAATAAGCAATCAAAAAATTACATTATGTAGTTGACAAAATATGAGTCAAATCAAATGCTAAGTAAAGATGGTAGTGGCAATCTAAATAGCAGATCCGTACATTGTCCTTGCAGATAACATTATTTTAACCAATGCCTTTTCGCTAGGattgtatatatactatatgaaAGTTTGAACTGAATTCGACTTCTGTGGGTAAATATACATTTATGCAtatgtaagaaaaacaaatgcagTTTTATTTATTACATGTTACTCGTGACTTCTACATCAACAGCATGTTACATTACTGACCCCTGCACTATTGGAGCCATCTCTTCTGGACTTTCAAGACTCTATTCTGGTTCTATTTCTGCTTCTCTGACACCTACTTTTTCATTCTTCACTGACTCTTCTGCCCTGTCTTACTTTTTAGTTAAAAGTCACCACTcccctcacaaaaaaaaaaaaacagatcctgtaaaacataatattttacttttcacagCTACAACAATTGCCACTGTTCTGATGACTACCAAGTCTGTGTATCAGCCCCAATCATGTATCTCAGCTTCAATCTTCTGTTGCtgtaatttctcccttttggttGTCTACCATAATCACAGCCTTAAcatgatttaaaacaaacatcTTTATATACATGCCCCCTACAAATTCAACGTATTCTCCATTTACAATTTTAGGAATGGTACCAACATTTCTGTCTGCTATgttcattaataataattatgataataagagaaggaggagaaagagaaaggggagaaggaggaggaagaggaaatatttattgagatctACAGGTTGAGTTATCACTAATCAGAAATCCCAAATACTCCAGAATCCCAAGTTTTTTGAGCACCTACATgatgctaaaaaaacaaaatgctcatgggagtatttcagattttagatttttaaattaggaatGCTCAAATTGTACTACATTGCCAGGCACTTTATGGGCATTACtgtatttaatcctcataaaaatcCTATAACATGAGGTACTGTTATTACACTTActgagataaggaaactgaggctcagaaaggctaTGGAATTTGTACCAGTCACATGGCAAATAAGCAGTGAGCCTGGGCTTCATTCAATTCACAACCCTTACTCTTAATCATTGTGTTGCAATGCTCCCAGAAAAACTACACTGACACTCACTTTATGGCCTGTACCTCTTTATAGCTTCTTTCTTTCATATCCTCGTACATGTTTCCATTGCAATgtccatttatttcttctttattctttttgttaccACTAGACTAGTTCACGTACTTCTACAAAGTAAGCATTTTACATCAGAGATAATCAGCTACTTGGAGTCTCCTACACGATCCTGGTAGTAAGCAAAAACTGGGCAGCCAGAACGCCATTGTGAATTCCATGGTTATTCCAGATAACATTGGTTGCATCTTACTCGCCTGCATAAGCCAAGAGAACAGACTGCTCTGCCAGCAGCATGGGGCAGGGGTTGTATAGATCAAGGAAAGCATGTTGATGAATTCCATGTCATCTTCATTGTCTCTTCGTTCTAGGATCCCCAAATAAAGCTACAAATCAAAAATTATGAATAGTTTGATGAACAATTTGATTCATTAGTATGAATGAATGCTTGGATGAGAGTGATTTGGGCCCCTTGACATGGACCCCAGTGGAATCTATTTCTCACAAGTCAGATACTCTGGGCACCTACTGAATTCCGGCAACACTTTAGTTTCTCCCCAGGGACAAGCAAATCGATCAAATACAAAAGATTTTGCTAAGTGGACAGATGGTAGAATttcagaggaaaaacaaaattcttcattttatcaATTAGAACACTTACTAGAAAAAGTGGTtattgaaataagccagactttttttttaattttagcaaagTTTAGGCCAAtagtttaaattttacatttctacagCTTCTATCACCTAAAGAAAAATATACCTACACATAGGAATAAAAAGAGATATTTTCGTCCAGCCTCTCTAAGCAAAAATCACATGTAACTAACCCCATTGTACTTTACCTATTTTAATGCAATTGTTCTATATGGTTTCATAGCAAAAAGACTTTCTGAGCCTGATAGTCAGCATATTGCGATCCTGGAATGAGCCCCTGTATCATCTAGTCACAGAAGTACGTGGTATGGAAGAAGCCCCGGAGGCTATCCTATCCAAAGCTGTAGAGATTGAGGAGCAAACCAAACGGCTTCTAGAGGGCATGGAGCTGATAGTCAGCCAGGTGAGTAGCCTACTGgtgcttctttgtttttctcattaatatAAGCGGTGACCTCTGTGATGAGAAATATTTCcctttgaaagaagaaaatttcagcaTTCCATATTCTAGACCGCTGTTAAATAAAGCAAGAGCCTAGTCATTCATAGTCACAGATTCTAATGTAAATGAATCTTAGAATGCTATTTGACAGATGTCACTTTCCCTACTCTATATGCAAAACCACAGACTTGCCCCTTCCTGAGGACAGGAAGTTAAGTGTTTTCAAGGGAGAGAAAACTAGAGAATAGAATCTGCAAGATACATGTTTTCTGCAG from Macaca fascicularis isolate 582-1 chromosome 4, T2T-MFA8v1.1 includes these protein-coding regions:
- the PRL gene encoding prolactin, with product MNIKGSPWKGSLLLLLVSNLLLCQNVAPLPICPGGAARCQVTLRDLFDRAVVLSHYIHNLSSEMFSEFDKRYTHGRGFITRAINSCHTSSLPTPEDKEQAQQMNQKDFLSLIVSILRSWNEPLYHLVTEVRGMEEAPEAILSKAVEIEEQTKRLLEGMELIVSQVHPETKENEIYPVWTGLPSLQMADEESRLSAYYNLLHCLRRDSHKIDNYLKLLKCRIIHNNNC